The window GACACTACAACTAATAGGCCTTTTTGTTGCATGATCTCCTCCTACTCAGTAACTGAATCTTCATCAGTTTCATTGTCATCGTTGTCCTTGGTATTCAATCTGTGGGCTACTGTTTCAGGCTGTACCGCTGATAAAATTATATGGTCGCTGTCAGTAATTATTACTGCCCTTGTTCTTCTTCCGTATGTTGCGTCAATCAGCATACCTCTGTCTCTTGCTTCCTGTATAATTCTTTTAATAGGTGCCGACTCCGGACTTACAATTGCCACGAGTCTGTTAGCGGAAACAATATTCCCAAAGCCAATATTTATAAGCTTCATACAATCCTCCTGATATTTATTCCATATTCTGAATTTGTTCTCTTATTTTTTCAGCTTCACTCTTTAATTCCAAAACGTTCTTAGTAATAATTATGTCATTTGATTTTGAACCGATTGTATTTATTTCCCTGTTTATTTCCTGAACCAAAAAGTCAAGTTTTCTTCCAATAGGCTGTTTCTTTATATCTAAAATATCTCTTAACTGTGTTAAGTGACTTCCCAGTCTCACTAATTCTTCATCTATTCCACACCTGTCAGCAAATATTGCTACTTCCATTGCAATCCTGTTTTCATCTACAGTTTGCTGATTCAGCAATTCTTTTATCCTGTATTCCAGCTTTTGCTTATATTCAGTGACAACCTGAGGACTTCTTTGGGAAATATCCGAAATAATGGTTTCCATATAGTCAGCTTTCTGAAGCAGGCTGTTTCTTAATTCATTTCCTTCTTTTTCTCTCATTTGGAGAAGCGAAGCTATTGCCGCTTCCAATGCTTTTTTAAGAACGGACCATAAATGTTCTTCATCATCTTCATTTTTCTCTATTCTTAAAACATCAGGAAAACGGGAAATAAGTGA of the Ruminiclostridium papyrosolvens DSM 2782 genome contains:
- the remA gene encoding extracellular matrix/biofilm regulator RemA — protein: MKLINIGFGNIVSANRLVAIVSPESAPIKRIIQEARDRGMLIDATYGRRTRAVIITDSDHIILSAVQPETVAHRLNTKDNDDNETDEDSVTE
- a CDS encoding YicC/YloC family endoribonuclease, producing the protein MVRSMTGFGRGTFSDNGKEFTVEIKTVNHRYIDFYIKLPRQIGYLEERVREVASKNLFRGKVDIFISFEDRSDNSRSVTLDEPLAGAYIQAVEKLKGKYSLKDDLSVSLISRFPDVLRIEKNEDDEEHLWSVLKKALEAAIASLLQMREKEGNELRNSLLQKADYMETIISDISQRSPQVVTEYKQKLEYRIKELLNQQTVDENRIAMEVAIFADRCGIDEELVRLGSHLTQLRDILDIKKQPIGRKLDFLVQEINREINTIGSKSNDIIITKNVLELKSEAEKIREQIQNME